The DNA segment CACGCACCCGACAATAATTTTTAGAAAGTCTGAGCAACATAATTGTAGAGCATATAAGAGAAATTTTTGTTAAGGGAAAAAAGGCCAAATGTTTTCTATAATTGAGCAATACCTTTGTGTATACCAGTCCCATATAGAGCCTTTCTCTTCATATAGAAGCATGTACCAGACAAAATAGGTCCTATAAGCCCATCCATCCCTGGCCACTTGACCtaataataacatcaaaacctcAGTTATACACAAGTTTTTGTCGGCAAAAAGTTACTCGCACCAGATGTTTGTATCAACTCAATAAATACACGACATGCGTCTTCACAAATATGGTTTATCATTAAACTatagtaattaatacatattcgcGCCTTAATTTATCACTTAACCATGATAAATTTGTATGATTTGATACGAACACCCAAATATATGAGCAAATATTTACCTGCTTTACTTGTCTATATAGACATATAGAAGCAGATATCTCGTGGAATTAATCGAGTATGCATGAACTAGCCTGGACATCGCGgttataaaagaaaataaacgTATGGATATGAAAATCTTACCGCAAAAACTGCTCTCAAGGCAGAATCATAAATATCATTCTTGCTAATGTTGTGAAATCTTTGAGGAAACTGAACAAATGCAAGTGAGGGAGAAATTTTGGGATCAAGGTGGAAACACATTGCTTGGCGAGCTGAAGAAGGATCATTTGAGTGCATATCACAATCCAAAATTAATATGTAAGGAGAATTGCTTATGATTCCAGATATTCTAAGCTGCAAAAATATCATTAATTACTCAGTCAcatttaacaaaataaaaagaataatagtaaaataaaacGAGTTAATATTGGGGAAAAAAATGTAATATTTCCGTTTTATCTTATGCGTCTTAGTTTGACAGAGCACGGCATTTAAGAATATACTCACTCCATCCCAAATTAGTTGTCATGTTTACTTTCTCGAGAGTCAAACTATGTGAACTTTGACAAATAATTTAAAATGTATGTTTTCATCATAATGACTTGAGAAAAATTATAATTTGTCATATTTTACgcgtaatttttaaatatttaaattttaattgtAAAATATTGAGTTGATCCAATCCAATTTAGTTTCGAAGATTAGTCAAATGACTCTCGAGAGGTGAAATATAGCAACTAATTTGGGATGCTATAAGGAGTAGAGAAGATTCTAGAATCTTGTGATCTTAAACATGTCATATCATTCTACAAGCGAATGTCATAAAgggtaaaataaaaatatttattttataaggtTATTGAATATAAAAAGTTATACATATAGAGAGAGACTAAAAATAAATGTAAGACGcataaattaaaatggagggAGTAGCTATTTATGGAAAGATAAAAGAGAGTACCAGAACATTGAGGGCTCCTGCTTTGAAATGGTGAGGATGAGCAGAATTTTTCTCCCTTGAAACATACACAAGCAAAGGTATTTTAACTTTGCTACTATTTTTACCTGTCTGGCCTATTATCTGCAAGAAATTAAAACAGGCAAATTTGtgttaataaaaattaaaagaaaaaacttGATATTAATTCCACATCCAACAATTTGATTTCGTATAATACAACCTTGTACTATATATATTGGAttctatataaaaaattataaaaaagagaacaaaaactTAAATTACATATGCAAAATTAGAAAATAGTATTACTAGTAATTGATGTATCATATCAAGTAAGTTTTACTCATTTTAAAGCTAGAGATTTGGTATATAACATATCAATTGTATACCCCAAAAGTATATAACCTacataattattatattttcaagaaaTTATTTTTGGTCGTTAATTTTCCGTTAATTTTCACTAAAAGAATTGTACCTCAATAACGGTATTATGGTTTGAACCAAAATGGAATATCGTATCCTCTGTCCCTCCATTTTCTTGAGCTTTCCTCAATCGCTCCTTGAAATCCTCGTACTCTTTCTGCGTATTTAGACCATAACATCAAATTATATAAATCTAACTTGCAGaactttttctttataataatatattttaaaaaaactagctccttcaaatttttaagaaaataatatcgCAAATAAAGAGATTGATAGAAGTAATTCTACAAAATAGATAAAGAGAACAAATAAAATTCTTAAATAAATCAATGAAACgaaaattgataaaataaaaaatgcgCAGTTTAAAATCCATTCAAATGAAGTAAAATTGATCTTTGGGTGAGTGGATATAAATAATCTATCTCCAAATTCTGTGTTCTTTTCCAACATGTTActaaattgattcctataaaatttccaattttagtAAATTCCAAATTAAAGGTCAAAATTTTACTACTTTACTTTCCCGATAAACATATTATTGTCAAAAGGTAACGATAAGCAAAATTAAATCCCTACTATTTTAATGAGTCACTTAGCATAAAAAGAagtaatattatattatttatattcatTGGAGTGTCAATATGCACAAGGGCATTTCCCACCTTTACCCCAATTTTGGTCCCCAAAATGGGGATTTCCCCTCCAACCATTCCCCAATTTTTCCCCAAAAGAGaatatttcattttatattcttctctctcttttatattatattattatcttttatttttattttattttttaattttcattaaacaaattccatcttttattttcattaatttgtaatttccattaaaacgattccataaaattttaaataatataatttgtaagaaattattacagattaactaataattcaaataaaagtgataTCATTGtgatacaagattaattaaatacatattacataacgataaaattcattcgaaatactacataaatattgaacttcaacctctagtattatcccataaatgatctattaatgcCACATTCACTCAGTACTATAATAATTTTGCTGTACCTAAAAACGACATGTCTTGCTACTAAATTATTATGTTATTTAAcgtaattttaattttaatgtattttaatttaatgtattttcaattttaatgtatttctaattttaatatattttcaattttaatgcatttcaattttagcaacatcaaatattttatatttgcacctTTCATTTTTTGTGATGGTTATATCTTTTTCATACAAttataactcataataaaattaactaccaattttacatataaaaaaaatagatgCGCGAtagttaattttttaaattatacgtCAAAGTTAAGATTAAAAATTAATTAGGTAAATATATTATACAAACATAATTAAGTATatataaaaagataaattaaaagattaaataataaaaataataatatttttttgattttgcactgggtgtccgagtctctttgagccccgactaatcccgggggtgcacaggccctcggcaaggagtttcccgTAAGTGCACCACGATTAATTCTTTCCCCAAAAGAGaatattcttttttatattcttctctttcttcaatattatattattatctttcatttcaattttattttttaattttcattaaacaaattccatcttttattttcattaatttgtaatttccattaaaacaattccataaaattttaaataatataatttgtaagcaattattatagattaactaataattcaaataaaagtgaaatcattgtgatacaagattaattaaatacatattacataacgataaaattcattcgaaatactacataaatattcaacttcaacctctactattctcccataaatgatctattaatgcattacgaagtgcaAAATGGGTATCTTCGTCCTCAATTCTTCTATGTCGAGCTAAAAAATTTTGAAATCTTTGTCCTTAATTCTTCTTTTTCATACAAttataactcataataaaattaactaccaattttacataaaaaaaataaatagatgcaagataattaatttttcaaaattatatatcAAAGTTAAGATGAAAAATTAATTAGGTAAATATATTATATAAACATAATTAAGTATatataaaaagataaattaaaaaattaaataataaaaataataatattttaatggGGAATAGTAAATGTGGAGATGAATAGTGTGTCCCCAAATTTGGGGAGACACTATTCACTTCTCATTCTGGGGACAAATATGGGGAAGGGTTGGAGTGAAATTTTCCCATTTTTATCCCCAAAAATGGGAAAATCCCCATTTTGGGGACAATGTTGGAGTTGCTCTATCTCCTCTAAAAATTTACAATCCATTTGGATTATCATATGCAACTCAAATTACCCCCTTAAAACACTTGTCAAAACATAGAGAGaaaaatttaagatttttagctttgatttgatttgattttttttttttttgtctcccATCCGTTGTCCAGTACCCCTATTGGAACTCGACTAAATTCGGATTCGCATCAAGAAATCTCATATGGGAGGATAAAGTACTCCCGGACAAAAATAGCTCTATACACTAGGATCAAACCTGAGACTTGTGGCTAAGGATGAAGAACTATTTATCGCTCTAACATAACCCTTTTGGTCGCTTTGGTTTGTTGAATATAGTACTTCATATCACTCcacaaaaatgaaagaatattgtacccaaaaataaaatgaaaaaatattagtaCGATTTATCATGTCTAGGGATTCTGTTccttgttttgagtattttattttGCATTACCTTTTCATTGTCCCTTTAATTATACAAATGGGACCATAAATTCACATGTTTAACTAATAAAAGTGTCTCCCCTAACTTATATCTGTTACAtgagatataaaataaaatttctttcTTGTCAGTTATCTAAAATTAGTGGTAGATATTTTATAAGTACATATTTTGCAGAAAAGTGTTTACGCACAGTGCCTCACACAGAGTTAAAATAATTGTTGATTATCGCACCGGAATCTTTTCACATTACCAATAAATTTTAATTTGTGATAGTAGGTTAGTTATTATTGCTTATTGGATTACTAGTTAATACTCTCTTATGTAATTTTATCCTAATTTATGTGACATAGTTACTTTTTTGTCAGttaaaaaaataacatatttttatatttaaaagtaATTTTACTTTAAATTCGAATTTACCCTAAGTACTTGTTTTGGcttattttaaatcataagtttaaaaaaatattggTTTGAATTAAACATTCCACATGAAATAGAATAGAGGAAGTACTACTCAAAAATTTTACCAATAATTACTTAATAATATGACTTGATATCgtgcaaaattttaaaaaaggaaCAGCATGGTGTATAAAGCATACTGCAATCACACAGGATGCAGGAAAGGATTGGGATGTAGACAGTCTACGCTAATGCAAACATTAGTGGTTGTTTCCACGACTCGAATTCGTAATCATTACAGGAAACTTTTTACCGTTACTCCAAGACTATCCGTTAATGCATAAAACTTAAATTCACAAATTAATGACGGATTAAGGTAATACCTGAATATTTTCTCTTTCTTGAAAGAATTCCTTGCTGCTATTAATCTCATCAACTCCTTGAAAATATGCCTCAGGGCAAGTCTTCTTTATCTCAAATTTCCTACAAAAAGGAACCCAAAACTCTGCAAATTTCCATGTTTCATTAATAGCATAAAGTGTCAAATTAGAACTGCCATCATCAGAAAGATACACTGACAATTTTTCAGTAGGATAATCAAGTGCTAAAACCGATAAAATAGTGTTCATAACACTTAACGGCGGCTCCTTTTTAGGATCCGCCGTGCAGACGAAAACGTCAATCGCCGGAAGTTCATCTTCCGGCGGGAGTCGTTCTGGAAAGACAGAACGACTAACTGGGGCCCATATATAAGCCGAGTTTAGGAgccagagaaaagagagaattaATTCGGAAGTGAAAATTAGGAGCCAATAAGGGAAAAAGGAAAGTGGTATTGTATTGAGATTAATTATGAGTCTATAGTAGAACATGGATAGTATAAAAATTGAGTGAATTAAAGTGTGTGTTATGTGGATTATGGCTGAATATTTGTGGACTTTGCACTCTTGCAAAGGAAGAGTTTCCATTTTGGTTTAAAGTTTGCTCTGGCTTTATTGAAGGTGTTGAAAATGAAGAAGATAGTCTAAAGCAGATTCCATTCAGTTTTTTTTCTCCTATATAAGAAATGCCTAACGTGCTTAAACATTTATATTTTTGACCTTGCTTTTCAGTATTATTACGTTTATTGCCATCGAAGAATTTGGTAAATAAAGGGAACTTTGTATACATTTTCAAAGCCCACTTTGTCGGTTCATAGTTCGGTTTGGGTCGGTTgttcaaaccaaataaaatatgttaattttttaaatatttgaaccaaatcaaattaagtaaatcaatttttcaaatatttgaaccaaatcaaactaattaagtcagtttttcaaatatttgaatcaaaccaaatcaattaagtcAGTTTTTTATCGATttggtttttcgattttttcggttattcatctgatttttttcttaaatatgagacatacactaccaaatgCATATTCTGGCGACTACATTTTTAacataacactatcaaatcaattgttctttgagaaatctatcatttaccaagatatattgatgataattgaatcaaataatgataaatagttaaattactcaattaaaaattaattatttttaacatgaaataaataattgtacttagcaaaagaaaactatcgatcaaactagaatgtaaaggcaagAATTAGATTATTTTAGTAGCATATTTTTAACTAAAGTAAATTACAAATGACACATGCATAGGAGTACATTAGCTAGCACTTATTTTGGAGTATGTATTATATCATCAAAAGAATTATTGTTCCATCCtaagaaaatgatggaaaattatgaatttttaaaggacCTTATTAATGCAGATTCAgttataattttcttttttttatagtactctaaaaaaaattcaaaataagtaAAGACTCGATGCTTGATTTATAGTAGGGCAAAATATAGAATTTGCCGATTAGGACGAAACAAATTTGATCCGCCTCCAAAGTACATAAAATATGTGTATTataatgtatatttttttgtaaagaaAGAAGATTGACAACTTTCCAGCTAGAGACAAATAATTttccaatatatatataatcagaaTGTACAATAGATATTGTAAAATTATTCTATTTGGCTAAAGTGCCTACTTAATTATGAAACATTTGCTATTTCATGAAGAAATAgcttttgttttataaaatttgaaaacaaaacatcaaaatacaatttaaactattttactattgagaaagtaaataaagtcctatagaaaaaattattaatttcttTAACTCGTAGTTAGGTAATGTAGACATATAATTTTTTACTCTCTCTAaaattttatgccaattatttATTTTAGGCCTAATATGGCTATTTTGGCTAAAGGAAACCAAATGAAATGCGGACCTCACCTTATCTATCCGTAGGAAACTCCTACTCACTGATTTCTTTCGGGGTGGGACCACACATTTTGAATATAACGCAATACAGGACAATTGGATATTTGGATTAAGCTTCATCACAATATATTTTTCTAGACCTAAGTGAATAATACCTCTTTTAATTTTTTCTAGATTTAAATTTTAGTCATGTAATAGTCTTTACATTTGGTAAATATATGGGATTGCACTAGTGTTAAGCTTGGGATGAAATTTATTTATGTTAAAGAGCTCTAGTGTGAATTTGACACCTGTTCGTGAATTAAAAGAAGGCAGAAATTGACATCTTGTGACTTGACTGGTTCGTAGCGGTTAAACACTaaaaataagcaaaaatgttCGGACGTTATTTCATTTCCTCATTATCGCTAGGAGCATGCTTAGGTCGATCATATCCGGAGTAGGCAACTTTAAgacgttttctttgtttttggctCCAGAGGCGAAAGGTTTTTTCCTTAGTTGTtatttatccggggaatgccccgtagtACTTGTATTTAGAGGTTGTGACGAGCATCGTAAAGAAAGCAGTGTAGGATAGAATGGAAATTTtagtatattttcttttagtacttttcttttcttctcttatttttcttttattaggtgggaacgacctcgagcctcttttgtatttatttttgctTTTGTGTGTTTATACCTCAATCTGAGTATTCTTTAAAGTCAACCGGATCAAGTATGCagccgtactagttacgggacttggggagtgcctaacaccttctccccgagtcaaatgaatcCCCTTAGAATCTTTGGTGCAAATCAGTTTTTTGAGTCAAATATGTttttaaaggaaaattatttttaaatagtgACTTGGCACACCTAAATtttatttcaagtggcgactctaagaAAATCTCTTTTAAACAACACTTTGTCACTATCAATTTGAAAATCCTTTCGAGCTATAAAATCactttatagtttttaaaagAGAGTTAAGGTGTAAAAATGGGGTGTGAGAGGTAATACAAACTGAGACaaagaaatgagaaaaaaataatagaatatttagcaatatttatgagtttaatatAAATATCTCAGGATTAGATTATATTATTCGTAGCTTTTATTCGTCTATAGTTGTATATGGTGAATGATCAATTAATGTGAATTTCGTTTAGACATCATCATAAAATATGGAGAAAACAATATTTGAAGTTGGAGTTacataaattttaattttcgtctTCTCACAAAGTTACAAGTGGCATCTCTAGCTTATATTTATAGGCGCATGTACTCTCAAAATTTTTCTTCTTAAACGTGAACTTcataataaacaaaaaaatagagttttttacagtttttattattaattaaaactagTATTTCTTTCCTCGGTAATAAAGTATTATCTAACTTCAGCATATTTATTTCTAAAATCTTATAAAAATAATACTAGAGTCCTTTTTTTGATAAACAAGGGAAGCTTATGttcttaaattaaaattaatctTTCACTTCTATCATTGTAAATTAATATTAATCTAACTTTAATAATACCCATTTCTAAATcttataaaaaaatagtaaaaagtaAAATAGAGTCCAACTTAAcgtaaaaacaaaaattaaataatcacCTTACTTGTAATGTTATTTTCCTTATTAATATTTAAATAGCTTAAAGAGTATATAGAGAGAGAGACTTTTGAAAGCAGTACATTTAGCAGCTTTCATGAAcgtctttatgatcaataatacgttttattttagttaaattAATTTGGCAAAAGTAATTATGGCTTTTAAATCAAAAAggcattaattaatttttttccaTATCTATCCTTGattcaataaataattttttatgagGATATACAAAGAGTAATTTACGATGATATAAAGGATAATTTAGCCAAATAACACTTGTaagtaaaaatttatattatcAATGCATGTATATTAAGAAAACAATTTATACATACTAATTAGCAACAACTTAAACAAAATGTTGTTGGGCTCATGTGCAGAATGGGCAATGTCTTTTGAGAATAATAACGGGGAAGTTATATATTTGACCTGTCggtcaaaaataattatattcacTAGCCAATAAACAAAAATACACTGATTatgtataaaaatatgtatatttttttgtatattatgCATTGATATACAAAATACAGACATTTTGTCGACTATTATTTTATAGAGTAGCTATATTGTGCAgatatttttttgttgttataaTAAGTGTTATTATAAaagacatatattataacataatacaAAAGCGATTTCGAGTATAATATgatttttatagtgaatgattgtTATATAAGGATATTATTATAGAGAAGTCTGactatagtatatatatattttttttatatagccTCAATGACGgatttaaaatttgaattttatgggTTCGGGTTCAATATTTTCCTACGACTCATTTAACTGGAGTTGAAATCGATGAGTATATTTATACTTAGTTAATAATTTGtttaacatatatataaatctaaaGCAACATTATTGAGTTATGACAAACCTATAACTTACGCATAATAAAACTGTCCCCCTCTTACCGTCAACTTATAGACAGACATCCTAACAATGAGATAGAAGAACGTACGTGCGTTCGTCGGTCGTCACGGTACGATATTTAGATATTTTAATTCGGTATTTTTATTATTCGATTTCGTAAAAtactataccaataccgtacctaataaaatttggtatggttcagtttttctcctttcggtttcggtttaatcggttcggtaacttcgatttattcggtttgaatactaattAGTGCATAGAATCATAGAcgataatattcttaattaaagtactcaaaagtacaaaactaaaaatatttgttgacaaaagttttgtccaaaaccaaCAAATACCAACCTAGAGAGAGAAAATTTAGAGAACtatcttgttacttgcttagagttaattgataaacttagagaataaaggaaagtaaaaaattagatttcttatatttatgttataattaataaaatgtgtattgtataatataatatatattttgataCGCTATCGATATTTcggtatttaattttaaaatattaaataccatacctaataccaatttttttttttaaacttaaactaaataccataccgaataccaaaatatcgaatatCGAATATAAAAATTTTTGATTTTAATACGGTAATTcgatatttaccaaattatgcacggCCCTAGAAGAACGACTCTCCAAATGTAATGCAATAATTACGGTACTCCTATGACATGTCCTCATGATGTTACAAATCATCATCTTTTTTCTTGTCTTTGTTGATAAGGAAATGTTGAGTTAAGCTGACCTAAAAATACTTTTAAGATAGTGTAATATTATATTTTGGATAAGTTCAAATAATTTTTTCTAAGAAGTCTCGCAAAATTAAGATtattatatatctatatatatgtgaAATTTTATTCGAACGCATAATAATATCTTCCTCGAATTAAGTTTTACGTGCATCAACAAGCCCCTGTAACAATTGGACCATCAACAAGCCCCTTGAACTAAGTTTCACGTGTCATATTCACACGTGTCATATTCACACGATCCATGATTAATTTTTTAAGTTTCATTGTTTGTCACCCGCATAATCTAAATATTTATGGCCACTGAAGCCTAAAGCTAACTTTTTCTTTGTCGAGCCCTTGTCATCATTCTACCAAGTTATACTCATCGTCTCCTCAGAAACATCAATTATAATATTAGTTGTTGGGCTAAGCTAACTCAAAAATACTCTTAAATACTAtgtaatattatccattttagaTCAAATTCGCAtatttttttcccaaaaagtcgTACCTTTAGAATTATCCTTACGCCTTATACGTCCGTTCCAATCTTTTCAGTAGGAAATACTGATATTAGGATTCAGAAATATAAACGCATTATTGCACTTCTAATATATTTTATGAATTGCCAGATATGATTGATTATTAATTGAAAAAGAATAAACGGAATACGCAATTTTTTCTAGACAGTCACGTGGGAACATGCAGTGGTTTGGAACCCAAGGTTCATTATTCTCATCGCCACTGTATAAAGGACAATTATAAATATTTGGATTAAGATGAATGTTTTGTCACgagttttaaaattaaaatattactaATGTTGCCAACTTAATTACTttaacatttttaaaataatcATCTCATACCGATATTAATTcgattaattcaaatttaaattatgttaaagtTCATTAAAGGAGAGCATGTTTTTCGCATACAATCCCAAAAATCGAATGCAAAATTTTTTAATTAAGAATTGAGAGATTTTATTCATCACATTATTTTTCTCATTAATTGCAGATAATGTGAATAATATTTATAATAATCAAGAAGAGATTCTTCACCATATCTTTGACATTTATAATCAACTTAACCTTTACCCTCCGATGTATTTTACGACaatattcaaaaagaaaatcagacAGTTTTCAATACACTCTTGAGTGTCTGTTCTCTTTTAATCCCtccttcaatatttttttttctgcTTTTAATATAGACTAGACGCTTTCATATAAAAAACAAATAACTTTTTTTGTACATGTGTTAATATTCCTCGTTTTTTAGAGAGGAAAAGTACCTTACACTAATAAAGAAAGTGACGCTTAACGATATATAGAGAAAGACATTATAAATTCATGCCAGAAATTCTAGTCCACTAATTTCAAGTGTGCTAAATGAAAGTGACAATTAGTTTGAATTATTAATCATATCTTAGCTCATCAGTGATGACAAACACGCTGCTAATTTCTTACTGGATTTGAGTAAGAATTATTGGCTTTACGTTAATCCATATGTTACATGCATGCTAAATCCGCCTCTATTGATATTTCACCTGTACCATAGTGTAGCTGGACTGAACATTCAACATAACGCTCAAATCACGTGCTTTTCAAAAACGTACATATCAGTCAGCAAACCTAACTAAGGGTACTACGTAACGATCACGCACCAAAGGTGCCAGCTTTGCACCTTTTGATAAAATATTCTTATGAGGAATAATACCTTGTGACGGTGGTAAA comes from the Nicotiana tabacum cultivar K326 chromosome 14, ASM71507v2, whole genome shotgun sequence genome and includes:
- the LOC107788647 gene encoding quillaic acid 3-O-glycosyltransferase CSL1, encoding METLPLQECKVHKYSAIIHITHTLIHSIFILSMFYYRLIINLNTIPLSFFPYWLLIFTSELILSFLWLLNSAYIWAPVSRSVFPERLPPEDELPAIDVFVCTADPKKEPPLSVMNTILSVLALDYPTEKLSVYLSDDGSSNLTLYAINETWKFAEFWVPFCRKFEIKKTCPEAYFQGVDEINSSKEFFQERENIQKEYEDFKERLRKAQENGGTEDTIFHFGSNHNTVIEIIGQTGKNSSKVKIPLLVYVSREKNSAHPHHFKAGALNVLLRISGIISNSPYILILDCDMHSNDPSSARQAMCFHLDPKISPSLAFVQFPQRFHNISKNDIYDSALRAVFAVKWPGMDGLIGPILSGTCFYMKRKALYGTGIHKDMDISELKKCFGSSNEFLNTLTSTNHKQNDTDIKEFADNKIQEAKVLASCTYEQDSQWGNQIGFLYHSVVEDYFTGFILHCKGWRSVFYNPTRPAFLGSATTNLNDTLVQGTRWSSGLIEVLFSRFCPLIYGLISRMPLLECMCYAYLASQPLYCLPAWFLAIIPQLCLLNGIPIYPKVSSPWFIVYSFLFLSTLTKYLWDVVHTGGTMRTWWNECRVWMIKSITAYFYGSLDAILKLFGFRKASFLPTNKVVDNEQLKRYQMGIYDFQASKMLIVPLVTLVILNMVSFVLGSAKVIFEGRLSDLFGQVFLSFFILMVNYPIIEGMIFRKDKGSIPLLVALLSILFCILLLFLGSIFVM